GCCATGGCGTGGGGACATTCTTGGGGACAGCGGTCACCGCGGGGTGCGGGCATGGCCATGGGGACATCTTGGGGTTAGTGGTCACCACGGGTGGGGGCGTGGCCATGGCGTGGGGGCATCTTGGGGAACAGCGCGGTCACCACGGGTGCAGGCTTGGCCATGGCCTGGGGATGTTGCCATGGCAGAGGCCCCCGGTGCCACCTCGGCCCTGCCCCCACCGCCGTTGCCAGCAGCAGGGGCCGAGGTCCCTGCCCGACGCCCGGTCCCCAGCGTGGCACGGCGCCGGTGAGAGGTGTGGGGCCTGGAGCACACCACCGTCCCACCGGCCATCTGCCCGGCTGCCCCAGCCATTTGTCCTGCTAGCTGGCTGGCCGTCACTGTGTCCCTCTGGCCCCTATCCCATCCACCAGTCCGGCTtgccatccctccatccatccctccatccatccatctgtccttccatccctccatccctccatctgtccttccatccatccttccatacCTCCATctatctccatccatccctccgtccacccatctccatccagccATCCCTCCAGCCATCCCTCCAGCCAcccatccccctccatcccttcactcatccacccatccatccatccctccatccctccatccatccttctccacccatccatccctccatccatccatccctccatcccttcatccatccctccatccatccatctccatccctccatccctccatccatccctccatccatccatccatctccatccctccatccatccatcccttcatccatccctccatccacccctcccttcatccatccatcccttcatccacccatccccatccatccatcccttcatcccttcatccacccatctccatccatccctccatccacccatctccatccatccatcccttcatcatccatctccatccacccatctctaTCCATTCATCccttcatccatccctccatcccttcatccatccacccatccatccattcatccctccatccatccatccatccatccatccatccacccatctccatccatccatcccttcatcatcatccatctccatccacccatctctatccatccatccatcccttcatcccttcatccatccatccctccatccatccatcccttcatccatccctccatccatccgtccatccatccctTCATCATCCgtctccatccacccatctctaTCCATTCATCccttcatccatccctccatcccttcatccatccctccatcccttcatccatccctccctccgtctccatccctccatccctccctccgtcccttcCACCcggacccggggggggggggggtgtgtgaacGGCGATGCCGGGGcctggcggggggtggggggcgcggtgccccccgccgtgtcccgcTGTCCCCGGTAGGGTGCCCGCCCCCATTCCCGCCCCCattcccgctcccgctcccgttATTCCCGGTCGGGGGCGGGGCGCTCGCCCGTCTCCATGGCAACGGtgggcgggggccgcggggggccGCCGGGAGCCGCCGTGCGGTGAgtgcgggcggggggggggggggggagatggggggctccccacgggccCCACGCGTGTCCCCGCACCCCCCAAGACGCCCCACCGCCTGCCCCCATgcctgtccctgtgcccccccccggtGTGCCCCCACACCCcgacgcaccccccccccccccccaccccggctgaGCCCCACgcgtgcccccccaccccccaccccagggcaCCCCACAGGTGTGCCCCACACAtgtccgtcccgtcccccccccccccccagggtgacCCACAGTCTCTGGACCCCATGTGTCCCCCACGGATGCGCCCCacaccccagggcccccccccatGGGTGAGCCCCCACGCATGTCCCCCACACCCCGGGGCCCCCCATGGCTGTGCCCCACACACTAACGCCCCCCACAGATGTGCCCCACACATGTCCCTGCACCCCCAGGACACGCCACAGATGTGCCCCACACCCCAGGGCACCCCAAGGCCCCCCATGGCTGTGCCCCACAcgtgtccccacacaccccaagccccccccatGGCCGTGCCCCGTGTGTGTCCCTGCACCCCCGAGGCTCCCCACAGCTGTGCCCCACATGTCCCCACACTCTAAGGCCCCCCACAGATGTGTCCCACACATGTCCCTGCACCCGCAGGACACCCCACGGATGTGCCCCACACCCCAGGGCACCCCAAGGCACCCCGCGGCTGAGCCCcacacccccaagccccccccacCGGCTGTGCCCCCACACGTGTCCCCCACACCCTAAGGCCCCCCCACAGGTGTGCCCCACACGTGTCCCCGCACACCAAGCCCCTCCATGGCTGTGCCCCACACGTGTCCCCGCACCCCAAGACCCCCCCACGGCTGTGCCCCACATGTGTCCCTGCACCCTAAGGCCCCCCACAGGTGTGCCCCACACGTGTCCCCGCACCCCAAGGCCCCCCACGGCTGTGCCCCCACACGTGTCCCCGCACCCCAAGACCCCCCACGGCTGTGCCCCACATGTGTCCCCACACCCTAAGGCCCCCCACAGGTGTGCCCCACACGTGTCCCTGCACCCCAAGACCCCCCACGGCTGTGCCCCACACGTGTCCCCGCACCCCAAGGCCCCCCACGGCTGTGCCCCACACATGTCCCCACACCCTAAGGCCCCCCACAGGTGTGCCCCACACGTGTCCCTGCACCCTAAGGCCCCCACAGGTGTGCCCCACACATGTCCCTGCACCCGCAGGACACCACCCCACCCGGATGTGCCCCACACGTGTCCCCGCACCCCAAGGCCCCCCACGGCTGTGCCCCACACGTGTCCCCGCACCCCAAGACCCCCCACGGCTGTGCCCCACACATGTCCCCACACCCTAAGGCCCCCACAGGTGTGCCCCACACATGTCCCTGCACCCGCAGGACACCCCACGGATGTGCCCCACACGTGTCCCCGCACCCCAGGGCCCCCCCACAGCCAAGCCGTGCCTGAGCCGTGCCGGGGTCCCCTCACTCTCTGTCCCCCCGCAGCTGCGGGACCCGAGCGGATCCGTGTCCCACCCCCCCATCCAGGATGGAGGGGCGCGAGAGacgggagaggaggaggaggaggaggaggaggaggaggaggaggaggaggaggaggaggaggaggaggaggagggggtgcgCATCACCCCCCCAGCTGCTGAAGGCCAGCACGGGGGAGTTCGCCCTGGAGTCCAtcctgctgctgcggctgcggggccgcggcatcgccccacctgggctgcctgggCGACTGCGCCAACCTGGAATGGCTGGACCTTTCCGGCAACGCCATCGCCCAGTTTGGGTCCATTGGCTTCCCTCAAATCCCTCACCGTCCTCAACCTGGCCCGGAATCGCGTGGCCAGCCTGGAACCCCTGGGTTCTTGCCAAAATCTCCAAAGCCTCAACGTAGCCGGCAACCGGGTgagcagcctccagcagctgcggtgcctgACGGGGCTGCGGCGCCTGGAGAGCCTGCGCCTACGCGATCCCCCTCGCCCGTTTGGCCAACCCCCTCTGCGTCACCGCACCCCCGGCGTATCGCGCCGCTTTGGCCGACATGTTCCCCGGCCTCAAAGCCATCGACGGCGAGCGGTTTGTCGGGTCGCGGGAGCGAGTTTTACCAGCTTTGCCGGGATCTCGACAGCTCGCTGGgacgcggcggcagcggcggcaacGCCGGCGCCGGTCCGGAAGCGCCTCGAGCGGCTCAGCCTTGGGTGGAAGCGGGTTTTTGGGAACCGCGGCCGCCCCGGCGTAGCTCCATCATGGAAGAAGCCTACAAGCAGTTCGGGGAAGTGCTGCAGGAATGCCGGGAGCTGAGCCGGCGCGCCGACGACACCATCGCCCAGGCGGAACGGGCGCTCAGCAGCCGCCCCGACCC
This genomic window from Rissa tridactyla isolate bRisTri1 unplaced genomic scaffold, bRisTri1.patW.cur.20221130 scaffold_769, whole genome shotgun sequence contains:
- the LRRC61 gene encoding LOW QUALITY PROTEIN: leucine-rich repeat-containing protein 61 (The sequence of the model RefSeq protein was modified relative to this genomic sequence to represent the inferred CDS: deleted 5 bases in 5 codons), which codes for EEEEEEEEEEEEEEEGVRITPQLLKASTGEFALESILLLRLRGRGIAHLGCLGDCANLEWLDLSGNAIASLGPLASLKSLTVLNLARNRVASLEPLGSCQNLQSLNVAGNRVSSLQQLRCLTGLRRLESLRLRDPLARLANPLCVTAPPAYRAALADMFPGLKAIDGERLSGRGSEFYQLCRDLDSSLGRGGSGGNAGAGPEAPRAAQPWVEAGFWEPRPPRRSSIMEEAYKQFGEVLQECRELSRRADDTIAQAERALSSRPDPQFLRLLSHETPAPVPMPPTTLEPPSPKRTPEEPRGIRSSNRHSRGHAINPGGSGMGNRGRSRDVLREFGAIPEFSSPEGRLVGLWRPAGGDR